The DNA region CTCAATATCACCGGCTAATTTTGAGAAATGTTCTGCGGCCCATAAATGATGGGTTGAGAAATAGGACCTCTTTTTAATAACTAAAGTACCTGTATTGGACATGAATCAATGCCTTTCAAACTTCACCTTTTTATCTTTTAGCGCTTTGATTGCCTGTTGAAGCCCGCCCATGGTTAGAGGAAACATGCGGTCTTCCACAAACTCCCTAATGATTCCGATAGACTCAGTGTAGCGCCACTCATCAACCGGCGCAGGGTTAAGCCAGACCATGTCTGGGAAATGCTCTTTCAGACGCTCAAGCCAGACCATGCCGGCCTCGTCGTTGCTGTGCTCAATGCTGCCG from Thermodesulfobacteriota bacterium includes:
- a CDS encoding VWA domain-containing protein, coding for GSIEHSNDEAGMVWLERLKEHFPDMVWLNPAPVDEWRYTESIGIIREFVEDRMFPLTMGGLQQAIKALKDKKVKFERH